The genomic interval CTCTTCTATCTGTGGCCAGACGATCTGAGGAACACCCGTGGCTTCGAGGAAAAGTTTTGCTCCAAGACCATTCGTGTAGTCAAGCACCGCTTCTACGAAGTTCTCCTTTGTGGGATCTATCACGTGATCCGCCCCCAGCTGTTTGGCAAGGTTCCTTCGAGTTTCAGAAGGCTCTGACAGAATCACCTTCGCTGCTCCCGCATGTTTCAGAATCGCGACGGCCGCAAGACCAATGGGTCCTCCTCCGAGTATCACCACGTTGTCACCCGGCCTGATTCCTCCCCCCCTCACGATCACTGCGTTGTAAGCAACGGAAGTGGGTTCCACTAGACTGCCTGCAAGAAAGAGCCTGTCTCCGTATTTGTCCTCCAGTTCTCTAAGACTCCAGGCGTATTTGGCATCGACTTTCACGTACTCCGCAAACGCTCCATCCACGTTGAATCCCAGCTCGTTCAGGTTCTCACAGTGGTTTGGAAAACCTTCAGCACAAGGCCTACAGTGACCACACCACAGCATTTCTTCTACACAGACGGGTTCGCCGATCTCGAACCTTCTGTTTGTTCTTCTGTTGATAGCTTCAGGGCCCGCCTCCACCACAACACCGGAGAACTCGTGCCCCAGAGTGACAGGAAAACCTGTAAGACCGGGGTAAAGGATGTATCCTTCGTCATCGGTTTGGGCCATATGGACGTCACTACCACAGATTCCACAAGCTCTTACTTTGATGATAATCTCTGTGGGTTTCTCGATCTTTGGCTCTGGTGCTTCTTCAACCCTCACCTCTGGGTACCTCCACACTTTGCTTCCAAGCCAGGTGAGTTTTCCCTCGACATCCTTGGGCCCCAGCTTGAAATCAGGTCTGGGATCCCATTTTGCATGAAGTCTCACTGCCTTCATAAAAATCCCCTCCTTTATTTCAATCCCAAAACGTTTTCGATCACATATAGGGCTCCACCGATCGCAACTCCGTACTCTTCTATTTCTCCTCTTTTAATAACGACATCTTCCAGGATATCTTTCGGAACTATCTGCTCGAGAATCGATTCCACGATGGGTGCTATCTTATCGAACTGATGATATCCTATTCCGCCCTTCATGATCACTACATCTGGATCGAGCAGTACTATGGCATTCACTACGGCAATTCCGAAATGCTCCAATCCATCTTTCAACCCTTTCGGACTTTGCTCAAACACCGTTTCGACGGACTTTCCAAATTTCTTCTTCTTCAGAGAGTATCCAGAGAACCACTCCTCAAGATGGCCAAAGCCTTTCTCTGGTACCATAGACTTATCTTTTGTCCAATCTGTCACCATATGACCGAACTCTCCTGCTTTTCCCCGTGCTCCCCTGAAGATCTTTCCTTCGTAGACGATGCCAGAGCCGATACCCCAACCTATGGAGATAAGAAACACACATTTAAAACCCTTCCCTGCACCCACCCTGGTTTCTGCGAAGGCGTCCAGATTTGCATTGTTCTCGATGAAGACAGGATATCCAACCGAATTTTCCAAGTCCTTTTTCAAATCCCAATTCGTGATATCGAACGCAGGTATGCGTTTCACAAGCTGATTTTCATCGACTGTTCCTGGGATTCCTATTCCGATTCCCAGAATCCTGTCGTACTTAAGAAGTGGCTCCACAACCCTTTTAATTTCCTCAAAGAGCTTCTCTTTGCTCAAGCTGGGAGGAAGAACAACGTGTTCCCTCTTCAGAATGTTGCCGTTCAGATCGGTGAGAACGGCGTCGATCTTTGTTCCACCAACATCTACTCCCACAACATACCTGCTCTCAGGCACAAAAGAAAGTAAAACGGGTCTTCTACCACCTCTGGAGGAGCTTTCTCTTTTCCCCGCTTCTTCAACAAATCCCAGATCGATCAATCTACTCACAGCCTGAGATACCACAGGTTTACTGATATTGAGGGTTTTACTTATTTCCACCCTTGATATGTGCTTTTCGTCTTTGATCGTTTGAAGAATCTTTCTTTCGATCTCACTCAACATGGAAATCCCCCAGTAGGTTTGTTCTCATTTACTAACCAACCATATTATAATCAATCTGTCAACACAAAGAAAAGCAAGAAAAAAAGAGGAAACAAACGTTTCGTCTGGTTAAAAAAGCACAGTCGTCTGGAAAAAGATCTCTTCAGCGAAGACCATTGTTATCCATGAACACTTCATTTTCCTCGAAAACTTTCACGCCATTCTTTTCCAATAGAAAGGCAGTGACACCTTTTCCTGGAACAAGCCTGCCGGAAAAAGACCCATCGTAGACAAGGTATTTTCCACAGGAGGGGCTCTTTGACTTGAGGATGGCCACACTCACTTTCAAAAGGCGGGCAATTTCGAGGGTAAGCTTTGCTCCCTTCAAATAGCTTTCTGTTCTGTCGCACCCGAACTCATCGACGACCTTTTCCTTCCCGGTCCAGCCGTGTCCTCCGAGGATTTCACATCGTGGACGTGGTGTGGGAAGACCTCCCAGCTGTTCTGGGCACACAGGAATGAGGATGTGTTTTTCCAAAAGCTTCAGAATTTTCTCGTCTGGTTTGGAACGGCTATCATACCGTGTGGGAAGACCCAAAAGACATGCACTAACGAGTATCTTCATTCTCCACCTGCACCTATGAGCTCTTTCCTCAATACCCAGATTCTGCTTGGTAGATAATTCATAGGGTTCACTGCTTTTTGATTCACCCTGATCTCAAAGTGAAGATGGGGACCTGTGCTCAAACCTGTACTTCCAACCCGTCCTATGAGCTGGCCTCTTTTCACGTATTGTCCCTCATAAACGTCTATTCGAGAAAGGTGAGCGTACACGTGTTCATAAGACGAAGATTTTATTTTCACCATAAGACCATATCCACCGTTTTTCCCGGCAAATTCAACTATGCCACTCTCTGCAGCGAAGATGGGTGTTCCTTCGGGTGCCGCTATGTCAACTCCCGAGTGAAATGAATACTTTCCGGTTATGGGGTGTATCCTCCAACCGAATCCCGAGGAGATGGTACCGTAGACAGGCCATATGAAGAACTTTTCGTTGTTGAACGCCCTTCCTATAATGCTTTCAGGTATGAAAAGCTTTTGTCCTACGTAGATGACGTCTGAGTTCAGGTTGTTTGCCCTTCTTATCAAAGAGGCTACAGTGAAAAATCTCTTTGCAATTATGACGAGAGTATCTCCTTTTTTCACCGTGTACAGATAACCAGGAGGTTGAGGTATTACGATCTCTTGCCCCACTCTGAGACTCGTGAGAGTAAGGCCAGGATTCCAGTCGAGAATGAGAGAGGGAGAAACACTGAAGTTCAGAGAGATACTGTACAGGGTGTCGTTCTTCTGAACCTTGTAGTGAACCAGAAAATAAGATGACAGGCCATAAGTGACGAACATAGTAACAAGGAGAAGAACGATTCCTCTTTTCATCCTTCCCATCCTTTCACACGAGTTCTATCAACTTTTCCGGAATTTTGTACGCTGGAAGGACGTAATCCGCGTATCCCTCCTCTATCACCGACTTTGGCATGCCAAAAACAACGCACGTCTCTCTGTCCTCCGCTATCACCTTTCCACCGTAGAATTTGACTTTAAAGGCCCCTTTGGTCCCATCCTTACCCATTCCCGTGAGAATGACCGCTATCGTTTTGGACTTGTAGATCTCCGCCACCTTGTCCAGAGTGAAATCCACAGCGGGTCTTACGTTGTTTATTTTATCAGACTTGTCCAGATAGAACGAAATCTTGCCGTTTTGTGCTTTCAGTCCAAGGTGGAAATCCCCCGGCGCGATATAAACGAATCCCGGTTTTGGGGTTTCTCCGTCTTCTGCTTCTTTCACGGCGAGTTCAGAAGAATTGTCGAGCCTCATTGCAAGGGATTTTGTAAAGCCGGGTGGCATGTGTTGTACCACGACGATCGGAGCAGGAAAGTTCTTCGGAAGGTTCGGTATGATCATGTCCAAGGACCTGGGCCCTCCCGTCGAGGAACCAATGACAACTACCTTCCCCCCCACAACAGGCTTTTTGATGGTGAGACATGAAACTTTCGGCTTGAGGAGAAGCGAGCGAGGATCCACGTTCATGGCTTGCCTGATCTTCTCCAAGAGTTCCGGTGCAACTTGTCTGAATGTCATTGATACCGAGCCGTGAGGCTTTGTGATGAAATCCACTGCACCGTTTCTGAGGGCTTCTATCGTGATCGAGGCACCTTCCTCGGTGAGGCTACTCACCATTATGATACGAGTGGGGGCCTTCTTCATTATGAGCTTCAGGGCTTCTATGCCATTCAAGTTCGGCATCTCAACATCCATCGTTATAACATCCGGCTTCAAAGCTATGGCTTTTTCAACCGCTTCAAGACCGTCCTTGGCAAATCCCACCACTTTCATATCAGGCTGAGAGTCTATGATGTCTTTCAACACCATCCTCATGAAAGCAGAGTCATCCACTACCAGGACTCTTATCGTTTTTTCCGACATCTCTATACCTCCTCACAACGACGGAAAATAGTGGGAAGAATATCAAAACTCCCGAGACGAAAAACTTTGCGAAGGATGGAGGCCATGAAAAAAGGGCCTTTCCGAGTATCAGAATTCCCACGACCACGGAGAACAGGGAGTACCAAAGTACAACCCCGGCTGCTATATCCTTCACCAATTTCACAGACTCGCTGTAATCCTCGAAAAACAAATCGAGAAACTTCTCGATAACCGTGTTCAGCAATTCTGCACCTATAACCGAGAAAATGGCAAAGTATACCCACAACAGATCCTTTTCACTTAAGGGTAGAAAGAGTGAGAACACAGCCACGGCGATCCCGATGAAAAAATG from Thermotoga sp. carries:
- the iolM gene encoding scyllo-inosose 3-dehydrogenase, translated to MKAVRLHAKWDPRPDFKLGPKDVEGKLTWLGSKVWRYPEVRVEEAPEPKIEKPTEIIIKVRACGICGSDVHMAQTDDEGYILYPGLTGFPVTLGHEFSGVVVEAGPEAINRRTNRRFEIGEPVCVEEMLWCGHCRPCAEGFPNHCENLNELGFNVDGAFAEYVKVDAKYAWSLRELEDKYGDRLFLAGSLVEPTSVAYNAVIVRGGGIRPGDNVVILGGGPIGLAAVAILKHAGAAKVILSEPSETRRNLAKQLGADHVIDPTKENFVEAVLDYTNGLGAKLFLEATGVPQIVWPQIEEVIWRARGINATVVIVARADAKIPLTGEVFQVRRAQIVGSQGHSGHGTFPRVISLMASGMDMTKIISKTVSMEEIPEYIKRLQTDKSLVKVTMVNE
- a CDS encoding ROK family transcriptional regulator, encoding MLSEIERKILQTIKDEKHISRVEISKTLNISKPVVSQAVSRLIDLGFVEEAGKRESSSRGGRRPVLLSFVPESRYVVGVDVGGTKIDAVLTDLNGNILKREHVVLPPSLSKEKLFEEIKRVVEPLLKYDRILGIGIGIPGTVDENQLVKRIPAFDITNWDLKKDLENSVGYPVFIENNANLDAFAETRVGAGKGFKCVFLISIGWGIGSGIVYEGKIFRGARGKAGEFGHMVTDWTKDKSMVPEKGFGHLEEWFSGYSLKKKKFGKSVETVFEQSPKGLKDGLEHFGIAVVNAIVLLDPDVVIMKGGIGYHQFDKIAPIVESILEQIVPKDILEDVVIKRGEIEEYGVAIGGALYVIENVLGLK
- a CDS encoding DUF523 domain-containing protein; translated protein: MKILVSACLLGLPTRYDSRSKPDEKILKLLEKHILIPVCPEQLGGLPTPRPRCEILGGHGWTGKEKVVDEFGCDRTESYLKGAKLTLEIARLLKVSVAILKSKSPSCGKYLVYDGSFSGRLVPGKGVTAFLLEKNGVKVFEENEVFMDNNGLR
- a CDS encoding peptidoglycan DD-metalloendopeptidase family protein; its protein translation is MKRGIVLLLVTMFVTYGLSSYFLVHYKVQKNDTLYSISLNFSVSPSLILDWNPGLTLTSLRVGQEIVIPQPPGYLYTVKKGDTLVIIAKRFFTVASLIRRANNLNSDVIYVGQKLFIPESIIGRAFNNEKFFIWPVYGTISSGFGWRIHPITGKYSFHSGVDIAAPEGTPIFAAESGIVEFAGKNGGYGLMVKIKSSSYEHVYAHLSRIDVYEGQYVKRGQLIGRVGSTGLSTGPHLHFEIRVNQKAVNPMNYLPSRIWVLRKELIGAGGE
- a CDS encoding chemotaxis response regulator protein-glutamate methylesterase, whose protein sequence is MSEKTIRVLVVDDSAFMRMVLKDIIDSQPDMKVVGFAKDGLEAVEKAIALKPDVITMDVEMPNLNGIEALKLIMKKAPTRIIMVSSLTEEGASITIEALRNGAVDFITKPHGSVSMTFRQVAPELLEKIRQAMNVDPRSLLLKPKVSCLTIKKPVVGGKVVVIGSSTGGPRSLDMIIPNLPKNFPAPIVVVQHMPPGFTKSLAMRLDNSSELAVKEAEDGETPKPGFVYIAPGDFHLGLKAQNGKISFYLDKSDKINNVRPAVDFTLDKVAEIYKSKTIAVILTGMGKDGTKGAFKVKFYGGKVIAEDRETCVVFGMPKSVIEEGYADYVLPAYKIPEKLIELV
- a CDS encoding diacylglycerol kinase, with protein sequence MRRDSSNVLKSFKNAFEGIEKALKLERNLKIHFFIGIAVAVFSLFLPLSEKDLLWVYFAIFSVIGAELLNTVIEKFLDLFFEDYSESVKLVKDIAAGVVLWYSLFSVVVGILILGKALFSWPPSFAKFFVSGVLIFFPLFSVVVRRYRDVGKNDKSPGSG